The region aaataagttgagtcacaTACCCAACATTTCTTTCTAaaactctgtgccgaaaagtttcgcctcaactatgaagaaccggagggagtaatatttaattataaacaataattttttatttaaaaatttaaaaaaattattatttcacATTGATCCTCTTCTTAAAGTCAAATTTGTGAATAAGTGAAAGATTATATGTTGttgtatataataatataatcatTCATATTTGAGGAGTAGATTTTGCGTTGTTTGTGTGAACCTTTTATAGATTGGTTTTCAATTCTTTGCGATTTTGATTTGGGACAAATTGGTTCTTTTATAGATAGGTTTTCAACTCCAACACTCGTTGTAATTTCGATATAGGACAATTGGTTACACTTAATGCgagtttttattgttttatactccccccgtcccattgAAATAGACCATATTTAAATTTTGTCGGTCCTATAAAAATAGTCATTATCCATTTATGacaatctttttcttttctctttttctttatcatttatgggttCTACTtttacacaatttcaactattttttctcattctctcttactttaccaattacgtATTCCCGTGTCAATACTAAATGATCTATTTgcatgggacggatggagtatatatagcATATGGTGGCGAAAGATGAATAGAATTAAGGGGGTACAACTATACCCTCAAAccttaataataataagatgATTCATTTTTAATCAATTGACGATAATGGCCCAGTGGTAGTGTTCTCACCTCTCTACTTCTAGGCACGTGTCCAACCTACaacaatatcattttataatttccTACTCTCTTGAGAttaatcttttcttttttcccttACTAGTgcatttaaaatatataatgccTCTAACGTTTTagtattatataaattttttaaatattctattcatataataaattttattgtctttttcattttattctcgTTTAAGTCTTttgatatatttaattttttatattttctatttgtcatgcattaaattttttaagtgttttttacttcttttaatttatttatttttattattttacaattattatatattgtgGACAATGAATCTTCTTACTGAAAGAATAATGACAAAGGAAGATAAAAGATTAATTCTGAAGCTCTAAATCGGTATAATAATATCGTGCCTTTAGATCGAAAATTCTGGATCCGCCAATTGGTAATAGATAAATTTGTTTGATTCCAACATAAATTAATGTTTAGACTAGTGGTAAATATGCTTTGATGAATACTAGAGTTAATCGGTTCAAATACCAAACTAATATTTTGAAGTAGTATGGGATTTCTGAATAGTGTAATTAAGAGATTGATAAggaataaaaattgaaaagagaggttgttgtggatggtcttaagtTAACTCACTAATTTAACACACGCGTGCCGTACATTTCAACTTAAAAAAAGAGCTCAAACCACCAATCAAATTGACTACTAGTATCTCAAAATTGAACACTTGtatcaaaattgaaaagttcAGCACGAGGAAATTATCAAAGTCAAATTAGGCTTTTATTAGCATTAGAAAAATCTCAACAATTAATATCTATAAAACCCACCACAGCCACTTGCTAGGTCTGAATCATTCTCAACAATCTATTTGTTCATCATGTCCAAAAATCTAGAGCCGTCGTATGGAAAGATCAAAGCAGTAGTATCTCCTTTGTTTTTTCAAGTTCGCTTAGTTTGGTAAATCACTTTTCACTCCTCCTTCCGTCctcataaatttattttgagcacgaaatttaataaattcatatttatttaaataaaaagaaaataaaaaagaattaattaaatatgagataaaaagaaaaatataaaataaaagaaagaatatgagatataaagaaaatgtaaaaaaagaaaataaagttttttttgctaaaaaaagaGTATTTTGGATGGTATGATAACAATTCTCTatcatattaaaaatgaaacgtttcgtAATAAATGGAAATAACACAATCTCtattttctcctctttcttactttactctctttattaactcacaaaacaacactgtaTAGAATTTCATGCCAGAAACCAAATGTTTTCATCTGTCCCTTAAcaatagaaattattttcattttgggttgtcccttaaaaatagaaactttctaagCTTTCTATTTTAAGACGTGGACCCTATGATTTACTAACACCACTTtcacttctttttcttttatcccgtcttattttatccattttctcatcttccttctttctttaccaattattttattttattttatcaattgtgcataaAAATTCTAtcttgtttcaaaagtttctttTAAAGACAAAATAGTAGAAGCATTTTTGGCATGATAGGAACATAGAGCAAGCTTGGAAGCAGATAATGAAGAGAGAGGAAACTTAGTGTTACTTTTTTAAATGCTTCTTTTTGCAGACTGAACAGAAATCAGAGATCCCAAATTATTAACAGCTGGAAACAAAGCACAAAACAATGCTTGCAGCTCTGGACACTCAAGATTCTTGTGCCTTAAGCCAGTCTCCAAATGCATGTTACTAAATCTCTGTTTcaaagaaaaaggagaagaaaACTTGGAGTCATAAATCACATGCAACATCAACTTGCTTCTATCTCCATCACAAAACAACCAATCacacagaaaaaaataatctctaacaaacaaacaaataaatgctccaattttccaaacaaataAATGCTCCAATTTTCCCCTGAAATCCCCATCTCACCAAACAAAACAGAACAacctaaaataattttaaaactaGTAAATGAGATAGCATATATCCAACCTCCAACAAAACTTATCGGTAGATTCAACCAAGAATTTCTTCATTTACAGCAGGTAGATTAAGATCCACCAAATTTCCGACAAATTTCGGCGCTGGCAAATGCGATCGCTTGTGGCCGCCGAGAGCAGCGGATTTGAAGATTCTAGGGCACATTGAACACTCCCCAACAACTTCTCCCTTCTCTCTCCCCTGAAACGAATTCCTCATCCTCTTGGAATGGCTAGCTTTGTGGCTCCCCAATCCCTGCGACGATTTGAACACCTTCTGGCATTCCTCGCATCTGTGGATTTTTCTACTCGAACAATCGGAATTCCTCCTCCACACATCTCTCGACAGCATAATCAGACACAACGCCACATCACGCTCTTCTTCCATCTCGAGATTGATTCGTCTCTGCCGCTTGAATCTCGAGCtgtttttggatttggatttggatttgccTCCGCCGCCACTGCTGCTCTCGGTGTCGTCGGGGTGGTGCTTGGGGGGGAGAGGGAGGATGGCGTAGTGGGAACGCATGTGAGCGCCTAAGGCCTTTCCGTTTGAGAAGCTCTTGAAACAGAGCTTGCAATCCATGGTGGTGATGGTGATGCTACCTATCAATTGATCATTCAGCGAATCGGAGATCGGAATTGTGTGAAATGCGTGTTGTATGTATGTGAAGATGGGGTGTGTTGTGTTGGACGCCTACTCATGCCCCAGTCGtgctcctctctctctctctcgaattGTGGTTTCTGTTTTTGTAAAAGCTTTTTGAAAGGGAaggctaagagcatctccaataagcacggacgtcaaatagccatcaaatagccttcacactgccacatcatcagcactacaattctcctgccacatcagcttgccacatcaactggacatcaaatagccctcacatagccttcacactacctatccacatcactaataacaattatataatttaatttacacttgtatcaacatacggaatttaatttacgagacaaatacgggaaattcgaataatactattaaatttagaaagtacattaattttaaaaaaaaagtacaataatttaaaaaaagtacaaaaattaaaaagtacaattaaacaagtacaatatttctatatggaaacataaaacattcaatgatgtctctataaaagagagacaacctagaatgatttttgtcccacatcgaatgtgaaacataaaacattcaaggatgtctctataaaagagatacaacctagaatgatttttgtcccacatcgaatgtggaacataaaacattcaaggatatctctataaaagagagacaacctagaatgatttttgtcccacatcgaatgtgaaacataaaacattcaaggatgtctctataaaagagataCAACCgggaatgatttttgtcccacatcgaatgtggaacataaaacattcaaggatgtctctataaagagagacaacctagaatgatttttgtcccacatcgaatgtggaacataaaacattcaaggatgtctctataaaagagagacaaccgggaatgatttttgtcccacatcgaatgtgcaacataaaacattcaaggatatctctataaaagagagacaacctagaatgatttttgtcccacatcgaatgtggaacataaaacattcaaggatgtctctataaaagagatacaacctagaatgatttttgtcccacatcgaatgtggaacataaaacattcaaggatatctctataaaagagagacaacctagaatgatttttgtcccacatcgaatgtggaacataaaacattcaaggatatctctataaaagagagacaacctagaatgatttttgtcccacatcgaatgtgaaacataaaacattcaaggatgtctctataaaagagataCAACCgggaatgatttttgtcccacatcgaatgtggaacataaaacattcaaggatgtctctataaaagagagacaacctagaatgatttttgtcccacatcgaatgtggaacataaaacattcaaggatgtctctataaaagagagacaaccgggaatgatttttgtcccacatcgaatgtgcaacataaaacattcaaggatatctctataaaagagagacaacctagaatgatttttgtcccacatcgaatgtggaacataaaacattcaaggatgtctctataaaagagatacaacctagaatgatttttgtcccacatcgaatgtggaacataaaacattcaaggatatctctataaaagagagacaacctagaatgatttttgtcccacatcgaatgtggaacataaaacattcaaggatatctctataaaagagagacaagctagaatgatttttgtcccacatcgaatgtggaacataaaacattcaaggatgtctctataaaagagagacaaccgggaatgatttttgtcccacatcgaatgtggaacataaaacattcaaggatgtctctataaaagagagactacctagagtggtttttgtcccacatcgaatgtggaacataaaacattcaaggatgtctctataaaagagagacaacctagaatggtttcataattcgcaagcccattaaatatatatgggctattacgaatttcttgtataaatttatttgtaaaaattgtttttaaatattaaaaacaattttcataaataaatagtatttttaatttttttttaaattcgaatttttaaaattcgaattaaaaagaaataaaaaattgacgccggtttggcgccgatccgggacgcacaatggcgcccgtgaggatcggcgtcggaaccggcgtcaacgcgggaatcggcatggcgacgccgattttgacgctgatttcgcccacgccggttccaatggttcggcgtcaaaccggcgtgggcgaaaaatcggcgtcgcggtggtgacgccggttattggagatgctctaagccgTATAGCCCTCTCTATTGACAGCCATTCTTCACCTAAACAAATTGGTCTTTCCTTTTTTACTATACAAAATCAAGATTTATTATACACCCTCGTCCgccaataaaagaaaaatagttaaaattgttttaatgtgaaaatgataaagtaagatattttttttaagaaatataatagcttcattttatgaaggaaagtgaataaaaaagttagtggggtgtggatcctacttttatatatatttcatgtgtcctattaaaaatgatacttttttttttattttcgggTTGTTCATTACAGAAAAATGGTTTCTAAAATAGAAGCAACAATATCCAATTTTTTATATGTTCTTTTcattaattcacaaaataacactacataaaatctcatgctgAAAAATAAACATTTCGTATTTAATGGGAtggagttagtggaatgtagagcCGCttattaaaattagtaaaagtaaaattaaaaatttgttgGGGTGCGTCCAAATAAGGACATATAAGACATTTAAGGTTTAAAGAAAGTATAAATGCGACTAATTTTGAGGGATGGGCAAAAATGAAGAATggactactctctccgtccacaaaaaaatagggcactttgtgaatgatacgagttttaatataaaattggtaaagtaagagagaaggaaaaaagtaagagaaaagtaatgttagtggaatgtgaggtccatattgttagtaagagagaagggaaaaaagtaatagagaattgttgaaaactttccttttttgaatgtgccatatttttcgtggacaacaaaaaatggtaaaatgtgtcatatttttcgtggacggatggagtattttttatggatGGAAAGAACATTATGTTTTTATATAAGTTATATAGTATGAGCTTTATGTCATCTACAACTAGGGGTGACAAATCAGGGGGGTTGGGTTGTTATTGGGTAAACCTAataacgacccaacccaataaagTCTACCAGAACTTGACCTATAAAGGGTTGGGTAGTTACTAGGTCACACTAACAACTCAACCCAATAAGGTCTAACATGCACCTGACTCGAATCAGTTACATATACATTATAATATGGATTGGCACGACACGATAATGACACAAACATgat is a window of Salvia splendens isolate huo1 chromosome 3, SspV2, whole genome shotgun sequence DNA encoding:
- the LOC121796874 gene encoding zinc finger protein ZAT1-like, with the translated sequence MNPSGVPNPNSPMECQCLTAVVPGGHEPDDFRSFDTPGQKEKGEGESPKFPEVEQNGEYAPGWQNYNDDETMLLTKCWIDILEDPASNTTHPIFTYIQHAFHTIPISDSLNDQLIGSITITTMDCKLCFKSFSNGKALGAHMRSHYAILPLPPKHHPDDTESSSGGGGKSKSKSKNSSRFKRQRRINLEMEEERDVALCLIMLSRDVWRRNSDCSSRKIHRCEECQKVFKSSQGLGSHKASHSKRMRNSFQGREKGEVVGECSMCPRIFKSAALGGHKRSHLPAPKFVGNLVDLNLPAVNEEILG